ATTCTGCTTTTGTATTTTTGATGTTTGGGTTGGCAGGTATATGAGCTTCTTGTGTCCAATGAATATCATTGAATGTGAGGTATTCTTCTTTCTCGAATTCTACAAGTACGTACTCGGGATCATTGTTAATGAGGGTATAGTTTTCTTGTGTAGCAGAGCTATCTTCATCATTGATTTTAATACGTTTTTCAGTGACTAGATCTTGCTCAATAATTAGTCGGCTTAATGTTCCTTCAAATACGCTGCCTATTTGAGACTTCTTTAATCCAGCTGTTTGTTGGTTGAGAAGTATGGATCGTAGATCGCTTTTTGATACCTCCTTGGAACCTATTATTTTAGTATATTTTTTTTCAATAGTTATCTCATTGTTAGTGATGAAAGTATTAAAGTTTGCCTTGATAACCGTTAGATTATGTTTGATCTTCTTCCAGACTTCTAAGCTTTCCGGATTTTTATCCAAGTGCGACATGAGCTCAATTGTATTGAGTAACTGAGGGTCGTTTATGTTGTTGTAGATTAGTTGTAGATTTTCTGCCTTTAATCCTTGCAGATAAGTTTTCATTTGAGACTTATACGGAATGTCAGATGAAAGAGCGTTTATGATATTTGTTACATCAGAGAGCTCGCCTTTCTTGCTGTTTATATCGTTTTGGGTTAATACAGTTACTAGATCTTTTACAGTTATAGTGTTAGTCTTTATGGTTATAGGCTTAACATTGTATTCCGAGATGCTTTTCTGATTTTCGGTTTTAACAGATTTGCATTTTATGCCAAACAACCAAGCAATCCACGCAAAAAATCCTGTGGGTACGTTCTTCTTGTTAGCAGTCAGGTTTGTTACATTACTATTACTACCTTTATTATCTTCATTCTTTTGTTTCCTAAGAAGGAATTCTGCACTTGTTTGACTGTTGTTTCTTGAATTTCTTGATTTTTCCATGATAAATGCTTCACTAATTGAATATAAGCTATAATTATATTAAGTTATTAAATAATGTCAATATTAATTGTATTTTAGTTATAGTTTAATTATAGGCTCAATTTTTATGGTAGTTTTAAAATGCTTTGGGAATCCCGCACCTTTTCCTTGCAACGGAGGCCAATTGTGCCCAACATACTTGATTGTGAAAGTTACTGTCTATATTACACCGAAAAAGAATTTACTGGACCCGCAGGGTAACGCTGTGAAGCACGCTATGGAATCTTTGGGCTATTATACAAAAGGTGATGTCCGTATCGGGAAGGTCATTGAGTTTGATATGCATGATTTCGATGAGGATGCGCTTCAGAGCCCACGCGAGTTTTTGCAGGAATTAGATAAAATTTGTCGCGATTTCTTGTGCAACTCCGTCATCGAAGATTACCGATTCGAAGTGGGCTCTGGAGAATAAAACGGCTCTAAACTAAAGATTTTTATAATGAACGTTTGTATAGTACAATTTCCGGGATCAAACTGTGATCAAGACATGTTCCATGCAGTTAAAGATGTCTTGGGTATTCCGGTTCGCATGGTATGGCATAAGGAGAAGAGCTTTGGAGGGGAATGTGATGCGGTTATTTTGCCCGGCGGCTTTTCCTTTGGGGATTACCTACGCCCGGGTGCGATTGCCTGTGTTTCCCCGATTATGAACGCATTGGCTGATTTTGCCAAACAAGGCGGCCGCATTTTGGGTATTTGTAACGGTTTTCAGATTTTGTGTGAAATGGGGCTGCTTCCTGGCGCGCTTGTGCGTAATAATTGCCAAGAGTTTCGTTGCCATACGCAGGGGCTAGCGGTACAGAATTCTACCCCTTCTTTTAATGTAGAGAAATTGGGCGAGCATATAGAGCTTCCCATTGCCCATGGTGACGGTAATTACCGCATACCAGGGAAGTTACTCGATGAGCTCGAGGCCCATAAGCAAGTCCTTTTCCGCTACTCAGGAGAACGAGGTAACCCCAATGGATCCTTAAACCAGATAGCTGGCATTCGAAACAGAGCCGGTAATATTTTTGGCATGATGCCGCACCCAGAAAGAGCTGTGGAGCCTATACACCCCTCCACTCATGGCATTTCCGTCTTAAAGGCATTCCTCAACTCCAAAATGATGTAAATCAGCGTTAAACATGATCATTAAAGAGAACAATCATTTAGAAACAGCCCTGAAATTAGGCCTTTTTGAGGACGAGTATTTTAAAATAGAAGAACTTATGGGCCGTGCGCCCAATATGGTAGAGCTGGGCATGTTTAGTGTCATGTGGTCTGAGCATTGTGCTTATAAGAACTCCAGACCTTTACTCAAGCTACTCCCCAAGGTTAAAAAAGATCCCGAGGCGCTAGGCCAGGTGCTAGTTGCCGCAGGCGAGGAAAACGCAGGTGTTATCGACATTGGTGACGGCTGGGCTATCTGTTTTAAAATAGAATCTCACAACCACCCCAGTGCGGTGGAGCCCTTTGAGGGAGCAGCTACCGGAGTAGGAGGAATTTTGAGAGATATCTTTACAATGGGTGCGAGGCCTGTGCTCTTAACGAATTCCCTTCGCTTTGGTGATTTATCTTCTCCTAAAACCCAAAAGCTTTTACGCGGGGTGGTTCATGGGATTGCTGCCTATGGCAATTGTGTAGGAATTCCTAACGTTGCTGGAGATACTTATTTTGATGCTTGTTATGAGGGTAACCCATTAGTGAACGCC
This is a stretch of genomic DNA from Verrucomicrobia bacterium CG1_02_43_26. It encodes these proteins:
- a CDS encoding phosphoribosylformylglycinamidine synthase I, whose protein sequence is MNVCIVQFPGSNCDQDMFHAVKDVLGIPVRMVWHKEKSFGGECDAVILPGGFSFGDYLRPGAIACVSPIMNALADFAKQGGRILGICNGFQILCEMGLLPGALVRNNCQEFRCHTQGLAVQNSTPSFNVEKLGEHIELPIAHGDGNYRIPGKLLDELEAHKQVLFRYSGERGNPNGSLNQIAGIRNRAGNIFGMMPHPERAVEPIHPSTHGISVLKAFLNSKMM
- a CDS encoding phosphoribosylformylglycinamidine synthase, purS protein — its product is MKVTVYITPKKNLLDPQGNAVKHAMESLGYYTKGDVRIGKVIEFDMHDFDEDALQSPREFLQELDKICRDFLCNSVIEDYRFEVGSGE